In Amycolatopsis methanolica 239, a single genomic region encodes these proteins:
- a CDS encoding TetR/AcrR family transcriptional regulator: MPKIVDPESRRAEVADALFRLAVREGLHRVSLRTVAAEAGLNVGSVRHYFDGQAELMRFAMRTVIDRVSARLTEKVEALGDVGRLSPAERRAARTELLAELLPLDDARRAEVTVFLEFAVASRTDERLADLAREAASGTRALVRRVLAALDLDDLDTEVRRLTALIDGLSLNGVLHPDLWSPAAALSALRTHLDALDQS; the protein is encoded by the coding sequence GTGCCGAAGATCGTGGATCCGGAGAGCAGGCGGGCGGAGGTGGCCGACGCGCTGTTCCGGCTGGCCGTGCGTGAGGGGCTGCACCGGGTGTCGCTGCGGACGGTGGCGGCCGAGGCCGGCCTGAACGTCGGCTCCGTCCGGCACTACTTCGACGGCCAGGCTGAGCTGATGCGTTTCGCGATGCGGACGGTCATCGACCGCGTGTCCGCCCGGCTGACCGAGAAGGTCGAAGCCCTCGGTGACGTCGGCCGGCTGTCCCCGGCCGAGCGTCGCGCGGCGCGGACCGAACTGCTGGCCGAACTGCTGCCGCTCGACGACGCCCGGCGGGCCGAGGTGACGGTGTTCCTCGAGTTCGCGGTGGCTTCACGCACCGACGAGCGGCTGGCGGACCTGGCGCGCGAGGCGGCGTCCGGGACGCGGGCACTGGTTCGCCGCGTCCTCGCCGCGCTGGACCTCGACGATCTCGACACCGAGGTGCGGCGGCTCACGGCGCTGATCGACGGCCTGAGCCTGAACGGGGTCCTGCACCCGGACCTGTGGTCACCCGCGGCGGCGCTGTCGGCGCTCCGGACCCACCTCGACGCGCTAGACCAGTCCTAG
- the mshA gene encoding D-inositol-3-phosphate glycosyltransferase — translation MRGSRRTQTIWPRRVAVLSVHTSPLEQPGTGDAGGMNVYITHTAVEMARRGVAVEVFTRATSSEQPPVAELAPGVLVRHIPAGPFEPLGRDELPAQLCAFTSGVLRAEAFHEPGYYDLIHSHYWLSGQVGWLARDRWGVPLVHTAHTLAKVKNAALAEGDKPEPRTRVIGEEQVVAESDRLVANTPVEARQLVDLYGAAPERVHTVAPGVDLNRFVPGSQAGARRRLGLPRDAVVLAFAGRIQPLKAPDVLLHAAAHLLQRQPELRERLVVLVVGGPSGTGLEQPQALRELAVSLGIQEVVRFLPPQPGERLAEVYRAADVVAVPSYNESFGLVALEAQACGTPVVAAEVGGLPVAVAHGVSGLLVPSHAARDWAGALASVALRPDRRAELAENALVHARRFSWARTTDALLETYAAASRTLAALHEEIAV, via the coding sequence CTGCGCGGATCACGACGGACGCAGACGATTTGGCCGCGCAGGGTCGCGGTGCTGTCGGTGCACACGTCACCCCTGGAGCAGCCCGGCACCGGTGACGCCGGCGGGATGAACGTCTACATCACGCACACCGCGGTCGAGATGGCGCGGCGCGGGGTCGCCGTCGAGGTGTTCACGCGCGCGACCTCGTCCGAGCAGCCCCCGGTTGCCGAGCTGGCGCCCGGCGTGCTGGTGCGGCACATCCCGGCAGGCCCGTTCGAACCGCTCGGCCGCGACGAGCTGCCTGCCCAGCTGTGCGCGTTCACGTCGGGCGTGCTGCGTGCGGAGGCCTTCCACGAGCCCGGCTACTACGACCTGATCCACTCGCACTACTGGCTGTCCGGCCAGGTCGGGTGGCTCGCGCGGGACCGGTGGGGCGTGCCGCTGGTGCACACCGCGCACACGCTGGCGAAGGTCAAGAACGCCGCGCTCGCCGAGGGTGACAAGCCCGAGCCGCGCACCCGGGTCATCGGGGAGGAGCAGGTGGTCGCCGAGTCCGACCGGCTGGTGGCGAACACGCCGGTGGAGGCGCGGCAGCTGGTGGACCTCTACGGCGCGGCCCCGGAGCGGGTGCACACGGTCGCGCCCGGGGTGGACCTGAACCGGTTCGTCCCCGGTTCGCAGGCGGGTGCCCGGCGGCGGCTGGGGTTGCCGCGCGATGCCGTGGTGCTGGCGTTCGCCGGCCGGATCCAGCCGTTGAAGGCGCCGGACGTGCTGCTGCACGCGGCCGCGCACCTGCTCCAGCGGCAGCCGGAGCTGCGGGAGCGGCTGGTCGTGCTGGTCGTGGGTGGTCCCTCGGGCACCGGGCTGGAGCAGCCGCAGGCCCTGCGTGAGCTCGCGGTATCGCTGGGTATCCAGGAGGTGGTGCGGTTCCTGCCGCCGCAGCCGGGTGAGCGGCTGGCGGAGGTGTACCGCGCCGCGGACGTGGTGGCGGTACCGAGCTACAACGAGTCGTTCGGCCTGGTCGCGCTGGAGGCGCAGGCCTGCGGGACGCCCGTGGTGGCGGCCGAGGTCGGCGGGCTGCCGGTGGCGGTCGCGCACGGCGTGTCCGGGCTGCTGGTGCCGTCGCACGCGGCGCGGGACTGGGCCGGGGCGCTGGCCAGTGTGGCGTTGCGGCCGGACCGGCGGGCGGAGCTTGCGGAGAACGCGCTGGTGCACGCGCGGCGGTTCTCGTGGGCGCGCACCACGGACGCCCTGCTGGAGACCTACGCGGCGGCTTCGCGGACGCTGGCCGCGCTGCATGAGGAGATCGCGGTATGA
- a CDS encoding DUF2505 domain-containing protein: MASRIEHRAEYPNGVSEVFRAETSEEALTARLAEIGGKNSALLSHSADDDGARYTLRQGIEADKLPQIVRKLQPGDLYVDREHTFTRDGDGYTGTARATVSGMPGEITARTELRPRGDGSVVETRGEVKVRIPLVGGKLESFVAGELTKLLAREAQFSREWLGRAAR, from the coding sequence ATGGCATCCCGTATCGAGCACCGCGCGGAGTACCCCAACGGCGTCTCCGAGGTGTTCCGGGCCGAGACGAGCGAGGAGGCACTGACGGCCCGCCTCGCCGAGATCGGCGGCAAGAACAGCGCCCTGCTCAGCCATTCCGCGGACGACGACGGCGCCCGGTACACGCTGCGCCAGGGCATCGAGGCGGACAAGCTCCCGCAGATCGTCCGCAAGCTGCAGCCCGGCGACCTCTACGTCGACCGCGAGCACACCTTCACTCGCGACGGGGACGGCTACACGGGCACGGCGCGGGCCACGGTGAGCGGGATGCCCGGCGAGATCACCGCCCGCACCGAGCTGCGTCCCCGTGGCGACGGCTCGGTGGTCGAGACCCGCGGTGAGGTCAAGGTCAGGATCCCGCTGGTCGGCGGCAAGCTGGAGAGCTTCGTCGCGGGCGAGCTGACCAAGCTGCTGGCCCGCGAGGCCCAGTTCAGCCGCGAATGGCTGGGGCGCGCGGCCCGGTAG
- a CDS encoding YbjN domain-containing protein, with translation MTLDKVVRTTLDQADLKYDRKAEGKYFVTLPGTKKLQTNVWLIEREHAFAVEAFVCRRPDENHEQVYRFLLRRNAKLYGVHYTVDALGDIYLVGRFGKDAVTEQELDKILGQVLEAADGDFNTILELGFATSIKREWDWRVSRGESLANLQAFKHLVEPDQAHEPGTLTE, from the coding sequence ATGACGCTCGACAAGGTCGTCCGGACAACGCTGGACCAGGCAGACCTGAAGTACGACCGCAAGGCCGAGGGCAAGTACTTCGTCACCCTCCCCGGCACCAAGAAGCTCCAGACCAACGTTTGGCTGATCGAGCGCGAACACGCCTTCGCCGTAGAGGCCTTCGTCTGCCGCCGCCCCGACGAGAACCACGAGCAGGTCTACCGCTTCCTGCTGCGCCGCAACGCAAAGCTCTACGGCGTCCACTACACCGTGGACGCTCTCGGCGACATCTACCTGGTGGGCCGCTTCGGCAAGGACGCGGTGACCGAGCAGGAGCTGGACAAGATCCTGGGCCAGGTGCTGGAAGCCGCGGACGGCGACTTCAACACGATCCTCGAACTGGGCTTCGCCACGTCCATCAAACGCGAGTGGGACTGGCGTGTGAGCCGAGGCGAAAGCCTGGCCAACCTACAAGCCTTCAAACACCTGGTAGAGCCCGACCAAGCCCACGAACCCGGCACCCTCACGGAGTAA
- a CDS encoding L,D-transpeptidase: protein MIERRTVFKAALAAGAATMAAACTSGGDDGGAQTGGGATTEAPPAAVITAEPAADAKNVPVLQPVTVKVAKGTLTEVKLTNADGKAVEGKLSDDKTTWTSSESLGYDKTYTYNATATGTDGKPVTLTGSFSTLKPASTVRVTLNPADDVTVGVAMPVSVKFTSAVKNKAAVERALKIETSTDVEGSWGWLSDQQVDWRPKEYWPANTTVKVEAKLYGIDLGGGAYPRADVTTEFKIGRNQVVKIHTPDHKMNVYRGGSLHKSYPCSNGKDSDVNLNTPNGTYIIMTKEPSAIFDNARYGYTNVNKKWACRFSNHGEFIHENQDNAANIGRANTSHGCVNLLEADAKDYFDSALIGDPVEITGSKLGPVVTSDVMDWLVSWSAWQAKSAL, encoded by the coding sequence GTGATCGAGAGGCGCACGGTGTTCAAGGCCGCGCTCGCCGCGGGTGCGGCGACCATGGCCGCGGCGTGCACCAGCGGCGGGGACGACGGCGGCGCGCAGACCGGGGGCGGGGCGACGACCGAGGCGCCGCCTGCCGCGGTCATCACCGCCGAGCCCGCCGCGGACGCGAAGAACGTCCCCGTGCTGCAGCCCGTCACTGTGAAGGTCGCCAAGGGCACGCTCACCGAGGTCAAGCTGACCAACGCCGACGGCAAGGCCGTCGAGGGCAAGCTCAGCGACGACAAGACCACCTGGACCAGCAGCGAGTCCCTCGGTTACGACAAGACCTACACCTACAACGCGACCGCCACCGGCACAGACGGCAAGCCGGTGACGCTGACCGGCAGCTTCTCGACGCTCAAGCCGGCCTCCACCGTGCGCGTCACGCTGAACCCGGCCGACGACGTGACCGTCGGCGTCGCGATGCCGGTGAGCGTGAAGTTCACCAGCGCCGTGAAGAACAAGGCCGCCGTGGAGCGGGCGCTGAAGATCGAGACGTCCACCGACGTCGAGGGCTCCTGGGGCTGGCTGTCCGACCAGCAGGTGGACTGGCGGCCGAAGGAGTACTGGCCCGCCAACACCACGGTCAAGGTCGAGGCGAAGCTCTACGGCATTGACCTCGGCGGCGGGGCCTACCCGCGAGCCGACGTCACCACCGAGTTCAAGATCGGCCGCAACCAGGTCGTGAAGATCCACACCCCGGACCACAAGATGAACGTGTACCGGGGCGGGTCCCTGCACAAGAGCTACCCGTGCAGCAACGGCAAGGACTCGGACGTGAACCTGAACACACCGAACGGCACCTACATCATCATGACGAAGGAGCCGAGCGCGATCTTCGACAACGCGCGCTACGGCTACACCAACGTCAACAAGAAGTGGGCGTGCCGGTTCTCCAACCACGGCGAGTTCATCCACGAAAACCAGGACAACGCGGCCAACATCGGGCGGGCCAACACCTCGCACGGCTGCGTCAACCTGCTGGAAGCCGACGCGAAGGACTACTTCGACTCGGCCCTGATCGGCGACCCCGTTGAGATCACCGGCTCGAAGCTCGGGCCGGTCGTCACCTCGGACGTCATGGACTGGCTGGTCAGCTGGAGCGCCTGGCAGGCCAAGTCCGCCCTGTGA
- a CDS encoding phosphoglyceromutase, protein MAELGTLVLLRHGQSTWNAENLFTGWVDVPLSELGQQEARKGGELLAESGLLPDVVHTSLLRRAISTANIALDIADRHWIPVRRDWRLNERHYGALQGKNKKQVRDEFGEEQFMLWRRSYDVPPPPIERGSEFSQDTDVRYGPDAPLTECLKDVVARLLPYWDSAIVPDLRAGKTVLVAAHGNSLRALVKHLDGISDDAIAGLNIPTGIPLRYDLDENLKPANPGGTYLDPEAAAAAAAAVANQGR, encoded by the coding sequence ATGGCCGAACTTGGGACGCTGGTGCTGCTCCGCCACGGGCAGAGCACCTGGAACGCCGAGAACCTGTTCACCGGCTGGGTCGACGTGCCCCTGTCCGAGCTCGGGCAGCAGGAGGCCCGCAAGGGCGGTGAGCTGCTCGCGGAGAGCGGTCTGCTGCCCGACGTCGTCCACACGTCGCTGCTGCGCCGGGCGATCTCGACCGCCAACATCGCGCTGGACATCGCCGACCGGCACTGGATCCCGGTGCGCCGCGACTGGCGGCTCAACGAGCGGCACTACGGCGCGCTCCAGGGCAAGAACAAGAAGCAGGTCCGGGACGAGTTCGGCGAGGAGCAGTTCATGCTCTGGCGCCGCTCCTACGACGTGCCGCCGCCGCCGATCGAGCGTGGCAGCGAGTTCAGTCAGGACACCGACGTCCGCTACGGCCCCGACGCGCCGCTGACGGAGTGCTTGAAGGACGTCGTCGCGCGGCTGCTGCCGTACTGGGATTCGGCCATCGTGCCGGACCTGCGCGCGGGCAAGACGGTGCTGGTCGCCGCGCACGGCAACTCGCTGCGCGCCCTGGTGAAGCACCTGGACGGGATTTCCGACGACGCCATCGCCGGCCTGAACATCCCGACCGGCATCCCGCTGCGCTACGACCTGGACGAGAACCTGAAGCCGGCCAACCCGGGCGGCACCTACCTCGACCCGGAGGCCGCGGCCGCGGCCGCCGCCGCGGTCGCCAACCAGGGCCGCTGA
- a CDS encoding UDP-N-acetylmuramate dehydrogenase has product MSRLDTPTQTTLAEHTTLRLGGPARAFVVAGTTDELLAAVRSIEGPVLLLGGGSNLVVGDDGFPGTVVKIATGGWRIDGDEVEVAAGQNWDEFVAATVEAGFGGLECLSGIPGSVGATPIQNVGAYGCEVADLLTSIECYDRRTGEVRTMTADELGFGYRTSVLKGESWGIVLSVRFALRADGLSAPIRYAELARTLGVEQGARVPAAQAREAVLKLRQGKGMVLDASDHDTWSAGSFFTNPIVAEIPPALEGVEMPRYPADGGVKLSAAWLIERAGFGKGHPGPGGRVSLSTKHTLALTNRGSASTADLLALAREVRDGVHARFGVTLRPEPLLINCAL; this is encoded by the coding sequence GTGAGCCGTCTTGACACACCGACCCAGACGACCCTGGCCGAACACACCACGCTGCGCCTCGGCGGGCCGGCCCGCGCGTTCGTGGTGGCCGGGACCACCGACGAACTGCTCGCCGCGGTGCGGTCGATCGAGGGACCGGTGCTGCTGCTCGGCGGCGGGTCGAACCTCGTCGTCGGCGACGACGGCTTCCCCGGCACCGTGGTCAAGATCGCGACCGGCGGCTGGCGGATCGACGGTGACGAGGTCGAGGTCGCGGCCGGCCAGAACTGGGACGAGTTCGTCGCGGCGACCGTCGAGGCCGGGTTCGGCGGCCTTGAGTGCCTGTCGGGCATCCCCGGCTCGGTGGGCGCGACGCCGATCCAGAACGTCGGCGCGTACGGCTGCGAGGTGGCCGACCTGCTCACCTCGATCGAGTGCTACGACCGGCGCACCGGCGAGGTGCGCACGATGACCGCGGACGAGCTCGGCTTCGGCTACCGCACCAGCGTGCTCAAGGGGGAGAGCTGGGGGATCGTCCTCAGTGTCCGGTTCGCGCTGCGCGCCGACGGGCTGTCCGCGCCGATCCGCTACGCCGAACTGGCCCGCACGCTGGGCGTCGAGCAGGGCGCGCGGGTGCCGGCGGCGCAGGCGCGCGAGGCCGTGCTGAAGCTGCGGCAGGGCAAGGGCATGGTGCTGGACGCCTCCGACCACGACACGTGGAGCGCGGGCTCGTTCTTCACCAATCCGATCGTCGCGGAGATCCCGCCGGCGCTGGAGGGTGTGGAGATGCCGCGTTACCCGGCCGACGGCGGGGTGAAGCTGTCCGCGGCCTGGCTGATCGAGCGGGCCGGGTTCGGCAAGGGCCACCCGGGGCCGGGTGGGCGGGTGTCCTTGTCCACCAAGCACACCCTGGCCCTGACCAACCGGGGTTCGGCCAGCACCGCGGACCTGCTGGCGCTGGCGCGCGAGGTCCGGGACGGCGTGCACGCCCGCTTCGGCGTCACGCTGCGTCCCGAACCACTGCTGATCAACTGCGCCCTGTAG
- a CDS encoding class I SAM-dependent methyltransferase → MAGARGPVGAPTRGTTNPNRLRRVDRWLAGAPEVSAALRRAPDPLVVDLGYGASPVTTVEMAARLRRVHPRVRVLGLEIDPERVAVAKPAARPPWLDFRQGGFELAGARPNLVRAFNVLRQYPEDEVEGAWKLVLDRLAPGGLLVEGTCDEIGRLSTWVTLDADGPRTLTLSCHLDSLDEPSTLAERLPKALIHRNVPGERIHDLVSTLDICWATAAPHQAFGARARWLESVRLLAARGWPVLTRPRRIRLGELTVPWATVAPGGR, encoded by the coding sequence ATGGCTGGGGCGCGCGGCCCGGTAGGCGCGCCGACCCGAGGAACCACGAACCCCAACCGCCTGCGCCGCGTCGACCGCTGGCTGGCCGGCGCCCCCGAGGTGTCGGCCGCGCTGCGCCGCGCGCCGGACCCGCTCGTCGTGGACCTCGGGTACGGCGCGTCCCCGGTGACCACGGTCGAGATGGCCGCGCGGCTGCGGCGGGTCCACCCGCGGGTCCGGGTGCTCGGGCTGGAGATCGACCCGGAGCGCGTCGCGGTCGCGAAACCCGCCGCGCGGCCCCCGTGGCTGGACTTCCGCCAGGGCGGTTTCGAACTCGCCGGGGCCCGGCCGAACCTGGTGCGCGCGTTCAACGTGCTGCGGCAGTACCCGGAGGACGAGGTCGAGGGCGCGTGGAAGCTGGTCCTCGACCGCCTCGCCCCGGGTGGGCTGCTCGTCGAGGGCACCTGCGACGAGATCGGCCGACTGTCCACCTGGGTCACGCTGGACGCGGACGGCCCGCGTACGCTCACCTTGTCCTGCCACCTGGATTCGCTCGACGAGCCGTCCACTTTGGCCGAACGACTGCCGAAGGCGCTGATCCACCGCAACGTGCCTGGCGAGCGGATCCACGACCTCGTGTCCACATTGGACATCTGCTGGGCGACCGCCGCGCCGCACCAGGCATTCGGCGCCCGCGCCCGCTGGCTGGAGAGCGTGCGGCTGCTCGCCGCGCGCGGCTGGCCGGTGCTGACCCGGCCACGGCGGATCCGGCTCGGCGAGCTGACCGTGCCGTGGGCGACGGTGGCACCCGGAGGCAGGTAA
- a CDS encoding sensor histidine kinase, which translates to MSAPGAVLLAVGCLLVGLIAGFLVPRLNRRRAQRRPVGPTVAELLLRLVRSSNNGILVLNRFGDLVLFNRRAEALGLVQANRADPRARVAAEQVEETGDPMEIDLSPLEARGRQPEAVVAEIRPLGEGFTVVEAVDHSEAARLEAVRRDFVANVSHELKTPVGAIALLAEAVLDAADDVEEVRRFGGKILHESTRLGTLVSELIALSRLQGAERLPDLNVVEVDAVVREALGRTRLSAESREIEITTDEPSGLLVEGDRTLLVTALSNLLDNAVNYSPQGSPVSISRRLSGGMVEIAVTDRGIGIAEEDQQRVFERFYRADKARSRATGGTGLGLAIVKHVAANHGGEVKLWSMPGTGSTFTLRIPMHQSGRNGDGTPAAPDGQTPAQLSRLVVTAAKDGRNQGGK; encoded by the coding sequence GTGAGTGCACCCGGTGCGGTCCTGCTGGCCGTCGGCTGTCTGCTGGTCGGCCTGATCGCCGGTTTCCTCGTTCCGCGGCTCAACCGCAGGCGGGCCCAGCGGCGGCCGGTGGGCCCCACCGTGGCGGAACTGCTGCTCAGGCTGGTGCGCTCGTCGAACAACGGGATCCTGGTGCTGAACCGCTTCGGCGACCTGGTGCTGTTCAACCGCCGCGCCGAGGCGCTCGGACTGGTCCAGGCCAATCGCGCCGACCCGCGTGCGCGGGTCGCGGCCGAGCAGGTCGAGGAGACCGGCGACCCGATGGAGATCGACCTGTCGCCGCTGGAGGCCCGCGGCCGCCAGCCGGAGGCCGTGGTCGCCGAGATCCGCCCGCTCGGTGAGGGGTTCACCGTCGTCGAGGCGGTGGACCACTCCGAGGCCGCCCGGCTGGAGGCCGTCCGGCGGGACTTCGTCGCGAACGTCAGCCACGAGCTGAAGACCCCGGTCGGCGCGATCGCGCTGCTCGCCGAGGCGGTGCTGGACGCGGCGGACGACGTCGAGGAGGTGCGCCGCTTCGGCGGCAAGATCCTGCACGAGTCGACCCGGCTGGGCACGCTCGTCAGCGAGCTCATCGCGCTGTCCCGGCTGCAGGGCGCCGAGCGGCTGCCCGACCTGAACGTGGTCGAGGTGGACGCCGTCGTGCGGGAGGCGCTCGGCCGCACCCGCCTGTCCGCGGAGTCCCGCGAAATCGAGATCACCACCGACGAGCCGAGCGGCCTGCTCGTCGAGGGCGACCGGACGCTGCTGGTCACGGCGTTGTCGAATCTGCTCGACAACGCGGTGAACTACTCGCCGCAGGGCAGCCCGGTGTCGATCAGCAGGCGCCTGTCCGGCGGCATGGTCGAGATCGCGGTCACCGACCGCGGCATCGGCATCGCCGAGGAGGACCAGCAGCGCGTCTTCGAACGCTTCTACCGCGCGGACAAGGCGCGCTCGCGCGCCACCGGTGGCACCGGCCTCGGGCTGGCCATCGTCAAGCACGTCGCCGCCAACCACGGCGGCGAGGTCAAGCTATGGAGCATGCCGGGCACGGGATCGACGTTCACGCTGCGGATCCCGATGCACCAGTCCGGGCGCAACGGGGACGGAACCCCCGCGGCCCCGGACGGACAGACCCCCGCGCAGCTGTCGCGGCTCGTCGTGACCGCGGCCAAGGACGGCCGGAACCAGGGAGGAAAGTAG
- a CDS encoding SDR family oxidoreductase yields the protein MTTKRTAVITGASAGIGEATARALAEAGFHVVLGARRLDRLEKLAAELSGTAHVLDVTDPGSVAAFVQQVPDCHVLVNNAGGARGLERVEDADEDHWRWMWEVNVLGTLRMTKALLPKLIASGDGHVVTVTSIAGHEVYDGGSGYTSAKHAQSALHRTLRSEHLGDPVRITEIVPGMVETDFSANRFDGDTERAAKVYQGLTPLTAEDVADVIAFAVTRPAHVNLDTIVMKPRAQLNGSRAHRE from the coding sequence ATGACGACCAAGCGAACCGCAGTGATCACCGGCGCCAGCGCGGGTATCGGCGAGGCGACCGCCCGCGCCCTCGCCGAGGCCGGATTCCACGTCGTGCTCGGGGCTCGGCGCCTCGACCGCCTGGAGAAGCTGGCCGCCGAGTTGTCCGGAACCGCACACGTACTGGACGTCACCGACCCCGGTTCGGTTGCCGCATTCGTCCAGCAGGTTCCAGATTGCCACGTTCTCGTCAACAACGCGGGCGGCGCACGGGGCCTGGAGCGCGTGGAAGACGCCGACGAGGACCACTGGCGCTGGATGTGGGAGGTCAACGTCCTCGGCACCCTGCGCATGACGAAGGCGTTGCTGCCGAAGCTGATCGCCTCCGGTGACGGCCACGTGGTGACCGTCACGTCGATCGCCGGGCACGAGGTGTACGACGGCGGTTCCGGCTACACGTCGGCGAAGCACGCCCAGTCGGCCCTGCACCGCACGCTGCGCTCGGAGCACCTCGGCGACCCGGTGCGGATCACCGAGATCGTGCCCGGCATGGTCGAGACCGACTTCTCCGCCAACCGGTTCGACGGCGACACCGAGCGCGCCGCGAAGGTCTACCAGGGCCTCACCCCGCTGACCGCGGAGGACGTGGCCGACGTGATCGCGTTCGCCGTGACCCGGCCGGCGCACGTGAACCTGGACACCATCGTCATGAAGCCGCGCGCACAGCTCAACGGCAGCCGCGCCCACCGCGAGTGA
- a CDS encoding oxidoreductase — protein MTETINAGTAGTWQLGDLTVNRMGYGAMRLAISGDGRLDRDQAIAVLRRAVELGVNHIDTAAFYFSPLRSANELISTALNPYPDDLVITTKVGPGRALDGSFLPEATPEQLRLQVEENIGQLGRDHLDVVNLRIGSTLDRGAGSLADRFGALAELRQEGLIRHLGISNVGPEHLAEAQAIAPVVCVQNQYGLTVRREDDDFVRLCADQKVAFVPFFAIASGAEDETVTAIARDHGVSPAQVRLAWTLHQGLNVLAIPGTGSVEHLEENIAAASLRLSEAELARLDGVNGHEPGRGE, from the coding sequence ATGACCGAAACGATCAACGCCGGTACGGCAGGCACCTGGCAGCTCGGCGACCTCACCGTGAACCGCATGGGCTACGGCGCCATGCGCCTGGCCATCTCCGGCGACGGCCGGCTCGACCGCGACCAGGCCATCGCCGTCCTGCGCCGGGCCGTCGAACTGGGCGTCAACCACATCGACACCGCCGCCTTCTACTTCTCCCCGCTGCGTTCGGCCAACGAGCTGATCAGCACCGCGCTCAACCCCTACCCGGACGACCTGGTGATCACCACCAAGGTCGGGCCGGGCCGCGCGCTCGACGGCTCGTTCCTGCCGGAGGCGACCCCGGAGCAGCTGCGGCTGCAGGTGGAGGAGAACATCGGGCAGCTCGGCCGGGACCACCTCGACGTCGTCAACCTGCGCATCGGCAGCACCCTGGACCGCGGCGCCGGCTCGCTCGCCGACCGGTTCGGCGCGCTCGCCGAACTGCGGCAGGAGGGTCTGATCCGGCACCTGGGCATCTCCAACGTCGGCCCGGAGCACCTGGCCGAGGCGCAGGCCATCGCGCCGGTGGTGTGCGTGCAGAACCAGTACGGCCTCACCGTCCGGCGCGAGGACGACGACTTCGTCCGCCTGTGCGCCGACCAGAAGGTGGCGTTCGTCCCGTTCTTCGCCATCGCCAGCGGCGCGGAAGACGAGACCGTCACCGCGATCGCGCGGGACCACGGTGTCAGCCCGGCGCAGGTCCGGCTCGCCTGGACGCTCCACCAGGGGCTCAACGTGCTCGCCATCCCGGGCACGGGCAGTGTCGAGCACCTCGAGGAGAACATCGCGGCGGCGTCGCTGCGGCTGTCCGAAGCGGAACTCGCGCGGCTCGACGGGGTGAATGGTCACGAGCCGGGACGAGGTGAGTAA
- a CDS encoding helix-turn-helix transcriptional regulator, translating into MDVLVRGEAELFARTAHLFSSAREIFCAANDLHTWATAHQVPHSRQQDMAGRTVRKLYRPASLLQPGGVAHLRERERLGARIRITLDEINETIVLDRKVAILAGDAASGERGYTVVTSPEVIGSVTSLFNAAWRAGTELAIYETEFAEVRALAPRILDELAAGSKDETAARALGLSVRTYRRRVAELMDALGATSRFQAGVRARQLGLV; encoded by the coding sequence ATGGACGTGCTGGTGCGCGGTGAGGCCGAGTTGTTCGCGCGGACGGCCCACCTGTTCTCCTCGGCGCGGGAGATCTTCTGCGCCGCGAACGACCTGCACACGTGGGCGACGGCGCACCAGGTGCCGCACAGCCGGCAGCAGGACATGGCCGGCCGGACCGTGCGGAAGCTGTACCGGCCCGCGTCGCTGCTGCAGCCGGGCGGGGTGGCGCACCTGCGCGAGCGGGAGCGGCTGGGCGCGCGGATCCGGATCACGCTCGACGAGATCAACGAGACGATCGTGCTGGACCGGAAGGTGGCGATCCTGGCGGGCGACGCGGCGAGCGGCGAGCGCGGCTACACGGTCGTCACCAGCCCCGAGGTGATCGGCAGCGTGACGAGCCTCTTCAACGCCGCCTGGCGGGCAGGCACCGAGCTGGCGATCTACGAGACGGAGTTCGCCGAGGTCAGGGCGCTGGCGCCACGGATACTCGACGAGCTGGCCGCGGGCAGCAAGGACGAGACGGCCGCGCGGGCGCTGGGGCTGAGCGTGCGCACCTACCGGCGGCGGGTGGCGGAGCTGATGGACGCGCTGGGCGCGACGTCCCGCTTCCAGGCCGGGGTGCGGGCCCGGCAGCTAGGACTGGTCTAG